One window of the Rufibacter radiotolerans genome contains the following:
- a CDS encoding SDR family oxidoreductase — translation MEKIAITGATGHLGRLVISKLKVKQPEAQIVALVRSKQKAADLGVEAREADYDQPETLDKALEGIDTLLLISGSEVGKRATQHKNVIAAAKKAGVKWIVYTSLLHADRSTLSLAGEHLATEAALKESGIPYTLLRNGWYTENYTGSIPGALAGGAFIGSAGDGKISSASRSDFAEAAVTVLTSPGQQGKVYELAGDEAYTLKDLAAEISRQTGKDIPYKNLPEADYARALTSFGLPIDLAHAIAGWDVSASKGDLFNDGHQLSALIGHPTTPLATTISEGLKGT, via the coding sequence ATGGAGAAAATAGCCATTACCGGAGCCACTGGCCACTTGGGCCGCCTTGTCATTTCCAAACTGAAAGTAAAACAACCAGAAGCCCAGATTGTGGCGCTGGTGAGGTCTAAGCAGAAAGCCGCCGACTTGGGCGTAGAAGCCCGCGAAGCCGATTATGACCAACCAGAAACCCTGGATAAAGCCCTGGAGGGCATAGACACCTTGCTCCTGATCTCTGGTAGTGAAGTAGGCAAGCGGGCCACGCAGCATAAAAACGTGATTGCCGCGGCTAAGAAGGCCGGCGTGAAATGGATAGTGTATACCAGCCTGCTGCATGCCGACAGATCTACCCTTAGCCTGGCCGGGGAACACCTGGCCACCGAAGCCGCCTTGAAAGAGTCGGGCATTCCGTACACCTTGCTGCGCAACGGGTGGTACACAGAGAATTATACCGGTTCTATACCCGGGGCTTTGGCGGGCGGGGCTTTCATTGGCAGCGCCGGAGATGGCAAAATATCCTCTGCATCCCGCTCTGATTTTGCCGAGGCCGCCGTCACCGTTTTAACGTCTCCAGGACAGCAGGGCAAAGTGTATGAACTGGCCGGTGACGAAGCCTACACCCTTAAAGACCTGGCCGCCGAGATTTCTCGCCAAACCGGAAAAGATATTCCCTACAAAAACCTGCCAGAGGCGGACTATGCCCGAGCCCTAACCAGCTTCGGGTTACCCATAGACCTGGCCCACGCCATTGCCGGTTGGGACGTCTCTGCCTCTAAAGGAGACCTTTTTAATGATGGCCACCAACTTTCTGCCCTCATCGGGCACCCTACCACTCCCCTGGCTACTACTATTTCTGAAGGCCTCAAGGGTACCTAA
- a CDS encoding YybH family protein, with product MEAISTDLTEEIKSLNSKFVHLFSQGDAAGVADLYTITALLMPAGHEALKGREAICQYWQSALDMGVKEITLDTVEVEQLDFTAIELGTYVLKGDGGQPLDKGKYMAVWKQENGHWKMQKDIWNSNHQAS from the coding sequence ATGGAAGCCATTAGCACTGACCTCACAGAGGAAATCAAGAGCCTTAATTCAAAATTTGTTCATCTGTTTAGCCAAGGCGATGCCGCGGGCGTCGCTGATCTTTATACCATTACCGCCTTGCTGATGCCGGCGGGCCATGAGGCCCTTAAAGGCCGCGAAGCCATTTGCCAGTACTGGCAAAGTGCCCTGGACATGGGCGTAAAAGAAATCACCCTTGATACCGTAGAGGTGGAACAGCTGGACTTCACGGCCATTGAACTGGGCACCTATGTGCTCAAAGGCGATGGGGGCCAACCCCTGGACAAGGGAAAATACATGGCCGTCTGGAAACAGGAAAATGGCCACTGGAAAATGCAGAAAGACATCTGGAACAGCAACCACCAGGCATCTTAG
- a CDS encoding DUF2927 domain-containing protein yields the protein MKKTFILFAFLSFLFTGCLTEEEEVTPELTQYDQSVISYFKEIGLGFFFGGSSEITRRWETDIKVYIEGTPTAENLSEFQKVRNEINALATNGFSIEVVSDKSQSNTTLFFGSVEQFSTLYPASAEVARVNLRAFSVWWNPSQEIYKSQIFIDNQQATATQQKSWTRGMLTGSIGLGQVSPTYSESIFYSKANTNTAFTQLDKDLIRLLYHPNMRIGLNKDEVGKVLENILLDEK from the coding sequence ATGAAAAAAACGTTTATTCTATTCGCATTTCTCTCTTTCCTATTTACAGGATGTCTTACAGAAGAGGAGGAAGTCACACCAGAACTTACACAATATGATCAAAGTGTAATTTCATATTTCAAAGAGATTGGCCTTGGCTTTTTCTTTGGTGGCAGTAGCGAAATTACCAGGAGATGGGAAACTGATATAAAAGTTTATATTGAAGGGACTCCCACAGCTGAAAATTTAAGTGAGTTCCAAAAGGTTAGAAATGAAATAAATGCCTTAGCTACTAATGGCTTTTCTATAGAGGTAGTTTCTGATAAAAGTCAATCAAACACTACCCTATTCTTCGGCAGTGTAGAACAGTTCTCTACTCTGTACCCTGCCTCTGCAGAAGTAGCGAGAGTGAACCTCAGGGCATTTTCAGTATGGTGGAATCCAAGTCAAGAGATTTACAAAAGCCAAATATTCATTGATAATCAACAAGCAACCGCAACTCAACAGAAAAGTTGGACCCGCGGAATGTTAACTGGCTCTATTGGGTTAGGCCAGGTATCCCCAACTTATTCAGAAAGCATTTTTTACTCAAAAGCAAATACCAATACTGCTTTCACACAGTTGGATAAAGACCTAATAAGACTCTTATATCATCCTAATATGCGAATTGGTTTAAATAAGGATGAGGTTGGTAAAGTTTTAGAAAATATTTTATTGGATGAAAAGTAA
- the ccoS gene encoding cbb3-type cytochrome oxidase assembly protein CcoS, with protein sequence MNIIFLLISISILVAVLFLGAFLWAVRSGQYEDDYTPSVRILFDNELTHKQPLTSISTKPMEDTAHVS encoded by the coding sequence ATGAACATCATTTTTTTACTAATCAGCATCAGTATTCTGGTTGCCGTCCTGTTTCTGGGGGCTTTCCTGTGGGCGGTGCGTTCGGGCCAATATGAAGATGATTACACGCCCTCCGTTCGCATTCTCTTTGACAATGAATTAACGCACAAACAACCCCTTACTTCAATTTCAACCAAACCTATGGAGGACACCGCACATGTTAGCTGA